DNA sequence from the Vicinamibacterales bacterium genome:
CGACCAGCAGCACGCCGGCGATCTTGCCGAAGATGGTGAGCCGTTCCATCAGGAACTGGCCGAGGTAGGTCGCCGAGGCGCCGAGCGACACGAACACGAGCGAGAAGCCGAGGATGAAGAACAGCGAGGTGATGATCACCTGCCGCTTGGCCGCCGCGCTGACGCCGCCCGCCACCGCCACGGCGCCGCCACCCCCCGGCATGCCGCGCATCTCTTCGAGCGAGACGCCCGAGATGAACGACAGGTAGCCGGGAATGAGCGGCAGCACGCAGGGGGAGATGAAGCTGAGGACCCCTGCGATGAAGGCGCCGAAGAGCGATACGTTTTCCATTGATTAGTCTGATGCCCGTGAAATCTCGTCGGTTACCAGCCGCAGCGGGATCACGGTGGACTGAGCCATGTTCTCCATCTGCACGTTGTGGCCCTTCACGGGCGGCAGATCCTGGAACATGACGTCCCACTTCCAGCGTTCCATGGGGTTGCTGGTCTTCAGCCAGTGTTCCGCGCTCACGGCGCGGTTGAACACGGTTTCGGTCAGGGTGGCGTACTCGGGACGGTTCACCAGGAACCTCGCCACGTCGGCGCGCACCTGCTGTGACGTCGTGTAGGTGTAGGGCAGGCCGAGGGCGGCGGCCACGCTGGTGAGAATCTGCCAGTCTTCCACCGCTTCGCCGGGCGCGTTGATGGCCTTCGAGGCGGCCTGCACCATGCCCTGGTCGTTGGTGTAGGTGGCGTCTTTCTCGACCCACGCGGCGCCGGGCAACACCACGTCGGCGACCTTGGCGAGTTCCGTCTGCAGGACGCCCTGGTAGACGATGACCGGCACGCGGCCGGCCTTGCGGGCCTCGACCAGCCAGGTGAGGTCGCCCATCGAGCCGTCGGGCCCGGGGTCGAGCACATACAGGACCGCGACGCGATCCTGATCGATCGCGGTGCGCAGGGCCGAGAGGTCGGCGTCGCCGTCGCCAATCACGGCCAGGCCGAGGTCGCGGGCGCCGTTGACGTTGGGCGCGTCCACGGCGGCGACGCGGAACTTGGTGGTGGCGGGCTGCTGCTTCTCGGTGCGCCGCCACGCCACGTGCACGTGCGAAGCGGCCGCCTCGCCCTTGAGGTCTTCGGCGAGGCGCTTGAGCAGGTACAGCTCTTCGTGCGAGGCATGGGCCGACGCCAGCATGCGCACCGACGCCGGGTCCTTGCGGCCGGCCGCGTTGAGCAGGTCGCGCACGCGCATCAGCGCGTCCTTCCAGGTCGCGACCTGGTGCACGCCGTCCTTGGTGAGGATCATCGGCTTGCGCAGGCGCTGGTCGCCTTCCACCCAGAGGTACTGGAAGCGGCCGATGTCGCACATCCAGAAGTCGTTGACCTGCGCGTTGTAGCGCGGCGTCATGCGGGCGAGGCGGGCGCCCTTCGCCCACTCCGGCTTGGCCTTGAGCCACGCGGTGGTACTGCAGCCCTTCGCGCAGAGCGTGCAGGTGGTGTCAACGGCGTGCGGGTTGTCCCACGGCCGCGAGCGGAAGCGGTACTGCCTGGTGGTGATGGCGCCGACCGGGCAGACGTCCATCAGGTTGCCCGAGAGCAGCGAGTGGACGCCCTGTTCGTTGAAGGTCGCAATCTCGCTGCCGTTGCCGCGGTTGATGGTGCCGATCTGCGCGTCACCATCGACTTCCGCCATGAAGCGGCTGCAGCGCGTGCACAGGATGCAGCGGTTGCGGTTCAGCATCAGCGTCGGGCCGAAGTCGATGTCGGCCTTGACGCCCTCGCCGTCGAAGGTGCGGCGCGGGAAGTCCATGCGGCTGTGGTCGTTGCCGAACTGGTTCGAGAAGTCCTGCAGCGGGCACTCGCCGCCCTTGTCGCACACAGGGCAGTCGAGCGGGTGGTTGATCAGCAGGAACTCGAAGACGCCCTTGCGGCCTTCCACGGCCTCGGGGTCTTGCGTGTGCACCACCATGCCCTCGGCCACCGGCGTCGAGCACGACGTCTGCAGCTTGGCCATCTTCTCGATCTTCACGAGGCAGACGCGGCACGACGCGTCGATGCCGAGACCGGGGTGGTAGCAGTAATAGGGAACCTGGATGCCGGCCTCGATGGCGGCCTTGAGGACCGAGGTGCCCTTGGCGACGGACAACTGGCGGCCATCAATGGTCAGCGTGACGTTTTCCATGACCTTGGAATGATATCCCAGGGGGGCTGTAGCATCCGCCTTCAGGCGGATTTTCGCCCACGGGCAAGCTCCGGCCAAAGCCGGAGGCTACAACAGGGCCTACCGTCGCTCTATGACCGCCACCGCCCCGCCGTCCTGGTTGGTGTCTACCGACCGGAAGGCACCGGACAGGGGGAGCCGCTGCTCGGTGACCGCGTCGGAGACGATCACCAGGTGCTCGCTGGTCTTGCCGTCGGCGTAGGTCACCGTGACGGTCACCGGCACGTCGAACAGCTCGCCGGCCTGCTCGAACCGGACCAGCAGCTCCTGGCCCTCCTGGGTCGAGCTGAACCGCAGGTGGGGGAGTGACGAGTCGTAGACCCAGCGCTCGAAGAACCGGTCGAGGCTGCGGCCGCTTTCGGCTTCCATGGCCTTGCGCAGGTCGTCGGTGCCGGCCTTCTTGAACCGGTTGTCGGCGTAGTAGCGGCGCAGGCCGCGGAAGAACTGGTCGTCGCCGACGAAGCGGCGCAGCATGTGGAGCACCGCGGCGCCCTTGTTGTAGAGCAGCGCGCGGAACACGCGGCTCTCGCCCTTGATGTGGCCGAGCCGGTAGCCGAGATAGATCGGGCCCTGGTCGGACTCATCCATGCTCCAGCGCCGAAACTGGCGGAGGACGTCGCGGAAGGCGGCTTCACCCCGGCGCTCCTTCGCATACAGCGCCGCGAAATACTGCGCGAAGCCTTCGCTCAACCACTGCTCGTGGTAGTTCTTCCAGCCCACGGCCTGGCCGAACCACTGGTGCGCCAGCTCGTGCGCGAGGAAGAACTCGGGGAAGCCCTGGAACGCCGCGGGGTCGTTGCGCCAGCTGTGGGCCACGATCGGCGGCGGGTTGTTGATCATCGCGAAGTAGCCGGGCGCGTGGCCGCCCGGGAACTCGTCTTCCACCATGGCAATGGTGATGGTGTCGTACGGCACGTCACCGGTGATCGACGCATACAGCCGCATGATGTCGGCGCCCAGGGCCACGGTGTCGCGGCCCCTGGATTCCTGCCGCTTGTTGGCCTCCACCGACATCCGCACCGTGTTGCGCGCGCCCACCGGCGGAACGGCGGTGAGCAGCGCCTGAAGCCGCATGATCTGCTGCGCCAGCGTGTCGGCGGGCACCGACAGCGCCTGGCTGCGCGCCGGCGCCCGGGTGTCGATGTCGAGCGCCACGGTGGCGGCGTCGACGCGGTTCATCCGGCTCACCAGCAACGACAGGTAGCGCAGCGGCTGCGGCGAGTTGAAGGTGTAGGAGACCCGCGGCACCGAGCGCCCGGACCCTTCGAGGATGGCGGGCTCGGCCGGCGACGGCGACCCGGATTCGAGCACGCCCGAGGCGACCACGGCGTACTCGGCCGGCACGGTGATGCGCATGCGCGCGCTGGCGAAGTCGGTGACCTGCGCCTGCGGATGCCAGTAGCTGCGGTTGCTCAACAACCACTTGGGCTCCGCCGGCGCAAACGGCACATCGTCTGGTTGCGTGTTGCGCTGCTCCACCGTCGCGGCTGGCGCCTCCGCCGCTATGGCGGACAGGTCGCGCGACTTGTCCGTCGTAGCGTCGGCGTCTCCAGACGCGAAGACGGACTCATCTTGCATGCCCTGGCGCGGGATGCGGCCCGAGTAGGCGATGGTCAGCGTGAGCGGGAAGTCGCGCGACACCGGCGACGGCAGGTTGACGAGCACGCTGTTCTGGTTGCGCACGCGGAGGAACAACAGGCGCCCGAATTCGTCGCTGGTCACCGACGACACGTTCAGCGTGTCGGCGAAGCGCAGCGTGAGCACGCCCAGCGCGTGCGACTTGACGCGCAGCTTGATGCGCGTGCGGCCCTCCATCCATTCGCGTTCGGGAATGAACTGCGCGTCCACGTCGTAGTCGGTGACGTCGTAGTCAATCAGGTCGTCTTCGTCGTAGAAGCGGCCACGGCTGGCCAGCTTCTGCTCCGAGGCGTAGGCGGAGATGTTGCGCCGGCTGGCGCGCTGGAACACCGAGACGTCTTCGGGCTCGCCGCTCGAACGCGCGTAGGTGAGCGCGTTGAACCGCCGCGTGCGCACCTCGGCGACGAAGTCGCCGGGCTGCGGCAGCAGCGACCACACGTCGCGGCTCAAGTCGCTCAAGTCGAGGTTGAACGACTTGGCGACGTCCTCGTCGAAGATCGCCTGGCCGCGGCGCAGCGCGCGCGGATCCACGGGCACCGGCGTCAGCACGTCCGCGGCCACTCGCTGCTCGAACTCGAACGGGCTGATCCGCACGAACGCCATGGTGAAGGGCGTCTCGAGCGTTTCGGACCCGGCGAAGATGCGCAGCTGGCCCTTCTCTTCTTTCGGCGCCGGCTCGAACACCATGCTGCCCTCGCCGACCAGCACGAGCGCGGTCACGCCTTCGGCGGTTTCCGCCACGAACACGTCACCTTCGGGCAGCCGCAGCGTGAAGTCCACGGCCACCAGCACCAGGTTGCGCGCGCTGTACTGCTTCTCCGCCTCCAGCGCCAGGCGGTGCAGGCCCTCGATGGACGCGAGCCGGTCTTCGCTGATGATGCGCCACGGCTGCGACCCGATGTCGTCGCCGCGCGGCCGCCGGATGTCGAGCCGCCACGTCGCGATGCGCCCGCGACGTCCGGTTTCCTGGAACACCTCGATCACGAGGCGATAGCCTTCGCCCGGCAGCGAGCCCGGCAGCGGCGATCGATCCCGCTCCTTGACGACGACGCGGGTGATGCCCTGGGGGACCATGGCGTCGAAAAACTGGAGGGACTGTTCGCGGTCGGCGGCGGGCGACAGCAAGGCCGTCCAGCGGTCGCGGTCCATGGTCGAGATGGCGGTTTCCACCGCCTGCATGAACGCCTGCAGAGACAGTCCTTCAGCGCCTTGTGCCCGGGCGGGCACTTGTCCCGCGAACGCGGGCGCGGAGGCGAGAACGATCAAGGCAACGAAGAGGCGCATTTCAGCCGGACCTTCAAGCCCAATTAGACGCCGAAGGGGCGAATCCGGCTATCGGAATGTGGCTTGGAAGTCCGATTCCGTCTACGCGAGCCTGCTCAGCACCAGCACGGTGAGGTCGTCGGCGAGCCGCTGGTCGCGGCGGTGGCGCTCGACCGCGTCGAACACCGCACGCCCCAGGTCGCCTGCCGCGGCTTGCTGATACGCGCCCGCAT
Encoded proteins:
- a CDS encoding molybdopterin-dependent oxidoreductase; this translates as MENVTLTIDGRQLSVAKGTSVLKAAIEAGIQVPYYCYHPGLGIDASCRVCLVKIEKMAKLQTSCSTPVAEGMVVHTQDPEAVEGRKGVFEFLLINHPLDCPVCDKGGECPLQDFSNQFGNDHSRMDFPRRTFDGEGVKADIDFGPTLMLNRNRCILCTRCSRFMAEVDGDAQIGTINRGNGSEIATFNEQGVHSLLSGNLMDVCPVGAITTRQYRFRSRPWDNPHAVDTTCTLCAKGCSTTAWLKAKPEWAKGARLARMTPRYNAQVNDFWMCDIGRFQYLWVEGDQRLRKPMILTKDGVHQVATWKDALMRVRDLLNAAGRKDPASVRMLASAHASHEELYLLKRLAEDLKGEAAASHVHVAWRRTEKQQPATTKFRVAAVDAPNVNGARDLGLAVIGDGDADLSALRTAIDQDRVAVLYVLDPGPDGSMGDLTWLVEARKAGRVPVIVYQGVLQTELAKVADVVLPGAAWVEKDATYTNDQGMVQAASKAINAPGEAVEDWQILTSVAAALGLPYTYTTSQQVRADVARFLVNRPEYATLTETVFNRAVSAEHWLKTSNPMERWKWDVMFQDLPPVKGHNVQMENMAQSTVIPLRLVTDEISRASD
- a CDS encoding M1 family aminopeptidase, which codes for MRLFVALIVLASAPAFAGQVPARAQGAEGLSLQAFMQAVETAISTMDRDRWTALLSPAADREQSLQFFDAMVPQGITRVVVKERDRSPLPGSLPGEGYRLVIEVFQETGRRGRIATWRLDIRRPRGDDIGSQPWRIISEDRLASIEGLHRLALEAEKQYSARNLVLVAVDFTLRLPEGDVFVAETAEGVTALVLVGEGSMVFEPAPKEEKGQLRIFAGSETLETPFTMAFVRISPFEFEQRVAADVLTPVPVDPRALRRGQAIFDEDVAKSFNLDLSDLSRDVWSLLPQPGDFVAEVRTRRFNALTYARSSGEPEDVSVFQRASRRNISAYASEQKLASRGRFYDEDDLIDYDVTDYDVDAQFIPEREWMEGRTRIKLRVKSHALGVLTLRFADTLNVSSVTSDEFGRLLFLRVRNQNSVLVNLPSPVSRDFPLTLTIAYSGRIPRQGMQDESVFASGDADATTDKSRDLSAIAAEAPAATVEQRNTQPDDVPFAPAEPKWLLSNRSYWHPQAQVTDFASARMRITVPAEYAVVASGVLESGSPSPAEPAILEGSGRSVPRVSYTFNSPQPLRYLSLLVSRMNRVDAATVALDIDTRAPARSQALSVPADTLAQQIMRLQALLTAVPPVGARNTVRMSVEANKRQESRGRDTVALGADIMRLYASITGDVPYDTITIAMVEDEFPGGHAPGYFAMINNPPPIVAHSWRNDPAAFQGFPEFFLAHELAHQWFGQAVGWKNYHEQWLSEGFAQYFAALYAKERRGEAAFRDVLRQFRRWSMDESDQGPIYLGYRLGHIKGESRVFRALLYNKGAAVLHMLRRFVGDDQFFRGLRRYYADNRFKKAGTDDLRKAMEAESGRSLDRFFERWVYDSSLPHLRFSSTQEGQELLVRFEQAGELFDVPVTVTVTYADGKTSEHLVIVSDAVTEQRLPLSGAFRSVDTNQDGGAVAVIERR